DNA from Acidimicrobiia bacterium:
TCGCGCTCGGTGACCGCCTCCTCTACTTCCGCCGCCCGATGCTCCGCGGCGACGACGTGGCCGGGCTCCAACGCCGCCTGAACGCGCTCGGCTTCGACGCCAGCCGCGAGGACGGGATCCTCGGCGCCGAGACGTACGAAGCGCTCGTCGAGTTCCAGCGCGCGTCGGGCCTCCGGCCGGATGGCATCTGCGGGTCGACGACACTCGCGGCGCTCGAGCGGGTTGGCTCCTTCGCTGACGGCTCCGCCGCGTCGATCCGAGAGCGCGAGCGGCTCCTCGCCGGGCCGCGCCACCTGGCGGGGCGGCGGGTCTACGTGGCCGCGGCCCCTGGGTTGGGCGCGCTGGCCGAGCAGGTGGCGAAGACCCTCGTCGACGCCGGCGCCGACGCCGTGCTCGACTCCTCAGGGGAGGACGACGCGGTGATCGCCGACGAGGCGAACCGCTTCGGCGCCGACCTCTTCCTCACGCTGCGCACCGGTGACGCCTTGTGCCGTTGCGCCTACTTCTCCACCGGCGACTTCCGTTCCGAAGCCGGCTTCGCCATCGCCACCGCGATCCACGAGGCCCTCGCCCCGATCCTGCCCACCGATGCTGGCGTATGCGGCCGGGCCTACGGCGCGCTGCGCGAGACGCACATGACCGCGGTAGTCGTCGACGTGGTCCCC
Protein-coding regions in this window:
- a CDS encoding peptidoglycan-binding protein — its product is MPAELRHASRGEAVRDLQARLVALGHDIGPDDPGDFGDGTAAAVRAFQAARRLRVDGIVGRQTWNTLVESGFALGDRLLYFRRPMLRGDDVAGLQRRLNALGFDASREDGILGAETYEALVEFQRASGLRPDGICGSTTLAALERVGSFADGSAASIRERERLLAGPRHLAGRRVYVAAAPGLGALAEQVAKTLVDAGADAVLDSSGEDDAVIADEANRFGADLFLTLRTGDALCRCAYFSTGDFRSEAGFAIATAIHEALAPILPTDAGVCGRAYGALRETHMTAVVVDVVPDDDVEAMRTLVARAGDVGRAIVRGIQHAVEHPAIDD